The DNA segment GGTTCCTGTTCCAGGAAGCGGTCTTCCCGCGCTCCGTGGCCCACGCCACCGGGGAGGTCGAGTCCTGTCTCTCGCACCTGCCGCTGAACGAAAAGCCGCTCAAGGCCATCGGCAGCCTGCGCCGCAAGGTGTTGCGTACAAAACCCGACGGCCTCAGGCAGGAGCACCTGCATGAGTTCATCGACGAACTCCAGGCCGGCCTGGCACGGGTACACAACAGCATCGCCGCCAGTTATTTCTGATACCCCGGCACATGATCCAGGACAGTCACAGGCTGGTCCTGATGCACTACACTCCCCTGCTATCCTCACGTCCGTACCCTGGAGCAACGAACAATGAAAACAAACAGGAAACGCATTCTGCAGGCAGCCATCACCGCCAGCTTCGCCACGGCCCTGCTGGCGCCGGGCCCGGCTGTCATGGCCTCCAGCGCCTATTGGTACGACAGTGACGGCGATCTCTGGCATAACACGCCGGGTGAATGCTGGCGCACCGGCACCTGGACGGCGGGCCAGGCCCTGCCGGAGTGCGATGGTGCTGAGGTTGCCGAGCCGGCACCGGCGCCGGCACCCCGTCCGGCGGCGCCGCGCGATTCCGACGGCGATGGCGTGATCGACAGTGCGGACGCCTGCCCGGGTACCCCGGCGGGGGTGCGTGTGGATGCCAGGGGCTGTGAGCTGCAGGAACGCATCAGCCTGGAAGGCGTCACCTTTGCCACCAACAGCGCCGTGCTGGATCCGACCTCGGTGCAGACCCTGGATGACGTGGTCACCACGCTGCGCCGTTACCCGGAGCTCAAGGTCGAGGTGCAGGGCCACACCGACTCCAGCGGCAACCGCGACTACAACATCAGCCTGTCCCAGCAGCGCGCCGATGCGGTCCGCATGTATCTCATCAACAAGGGGATCAACGCCTCGCGGCTCACGGCCCGTGGCTACGGCCCGGATCAGCCGGTGGCCAGCAATGAGACCGCCACCGGTCGCGCGCAGAACCGGCGCGTGGAGCTGGCGATCAGCGAGTGAGGGGGGCGTGAGGCGATAGACGACAGGCGAAAAGTCTGATCGCCACAGAGGTCACAGAGGGGAGTACAAGGCGATTCCTGCTCTGTGATCTTCTGTGGCAAGCCGAATCTATACGTGATGCCGCCACCACCGCCTGACGCCATAGGGCGGGCCATGCCCGCCTCACCCTTCAGCCTTCACCCCCTCCCCCAGCAGCCGAATCCGCTGTGTCAGCGCATCCAGATCGGCGTCGTCGAGGGTGGTCTGCTCGCCAAGGCGGGCGGCCATTTGCTCGGCCTCGCGGGCGAGGCGGCTGATCTCGTCCAGTCCGTAGCTGCCGGCGGAGCCGGTGAGGTTGTGCAGCTGGCGCTGCAGCGGTTCGAGGCTGTCGCGGTGCCCGCTGCGCAGTGCATCGAGCAGGCCGTCCAGTTCGGCGAGCCGCCCGGGAAGACGGGCCAGGTAGTCGGCATGCAGGGCGGCCAGGCGCTGCTGCAGTGCGTCCCCCCCGTCAGCCATGCAGCCTCGTCCAGATCGTGCGGATGGTGCCGGCCAGGGTCATGGGGTCGAAGGGTTTGGCGATCACGTCCACGGCCCCCATGGCCTTGTAGGTCTCCACTTCGCTGGTCTGCACCTTGGCCGTGATGAACACCACCGGGGTATCGGTGGCGCCGGTCTGGTTGCGCAGGGCCGTCAGGGTGGCGGGGCCGTCCATGTCGGGCATCATCACGTCGAGCAGGATGAGGTCGGGGTCGAACTGGTCGACCCGGTCGAGCGCCTCGGCCCCGGAGCCGCAGATCTCCACGGTAAACCCGCCGACCGTCTCCAGGGCGATGCGGCCGATCGTCTGGATGTCGGGCTCGTCCTCCACGTAGAGGATGCGCTGGAAATCGGTGTGCATGAGAACCTCGATCAGGGCGTGCAGGGCGCCTGAACGACGCCGTATGACGTTTTCCGCACTATACCATCGCCCCGGAGCGGCAAATGTAAAACAATGTAAGCGTTTCCGGGCCTCCGCCATGGCTCAGGCGAGCTGCTCCAGGCGGTAGCCGTAGCGGTATACCGAGGTCAGGCGCCAGCCGTTGTCCGGTTCGAGCTGCAGTTTCTTGCGTATGCGGCTGATGTGGGTGTCGACGGTGCGGGTGTTGAATTCCGGGCCACGCTGCCAGACGTTTTCCAGGATATCGGTACGGGAAAGCACGTGGTTGGTGTTGCGAAAGAGGAAGGCGGCCAGCTCGAATTCCGTGCCTGTCACCCGGATCTCCTGGCCAAGCCGGGTGATCCGGCGATGGCTGAAGTCGATGCTGTAGTCGCCATAGGTGAGCACGTCGTGATGGGAGGTGCCGGCCTCCAGCCGCCGGCCCAGGGCGTTGATGCGCGCCACCAGTTCCTTGTGTTTCAGGGGCTTGCTCATGTAGTCGTCGGCCCCGGTCTCCAGGGCCTGCACGATGTCTTCCTCCTCGTCACGCACGGTCACGAAGAGCACCGGGGTGGGCCATCCCATCTGTCGCCTCACCCAGTCGAGGATCTCGATCCCGCTGGTGTCCGGCAGCTCCCAGTCCAGGATGAAGAGGTCGAAGTCCGTCTCCTGTGTGTGCTGCCGGAAGGCGGCGCCGTTGGCGAAGGCCTGGCTGCTGTGTCCGGCCTCTTCGAGCCAGAGCGAGATCAGGTCCGACTGGTCCTTATCGTCCTCCAGAATCGCAATACGCACGCACTCCTCCTTGCTGGTTGCGCCCGGGGTAATCTACGCTGCCTGCGGGATGGCCGGGGCCGTGCAGGTGGTGTTCCCTGGCGTTGGCGCTGGCCTGAAAACAGCGTAACATTCTGTATTCCCGGAAGAAAGCACAGGGCTTCCGGCGCGGGTTCAGGGAGGGACGCGGCCAGTGGCCGCGCGTCGGGGCTATACTGGAAAAAGACGACCATCCCCCCGAGAAGAACTTAATGAGCAAGCGCCGGGACAAGACCGTCATCAATGATACCGATACGCGGCAGTCGACCACCGAGATCCGGGCGTCGATCCGGCGCGCCCTCGAGCAAATGCAGGCCTCCCAGGGTACCGGCGAGTTCCCCCTGCTGAAGGACCGGCGCAGCGGCGAAGACCGGCGAGGCTGGCAACCCATGCCAGCCCTGCCATTTACCGACAGCCACGGCGTCCTGGTGACCCGGGATCGTCGCCACATTCCTGACCGTCGCGTCAGCAATATCGACGTTTCCTGGAAAGACCGGGAAAAGGACTAGCCGCAACAGCGGGCACAGACGATTACATGGGCGTACTGGACGAACTCAAGCAGCGGGCCGAGCAGCTCAAGGCCGAGGAGGCGCGCGCCGCCGAGCAGCAGGCCGAGCGCCTGGCGCAGGCGCGCGACGTGCTCTCGCCGACCCTGGCGCGCCTGCATGCCTATCTCGCAGAGCTGGTGCAGCAGCTGGAGGTCGTGCAACCCAAGGTGCCGGTGGATTTTCGAATCCGTGATGTCGGCGTACTGGAGGGCCTGCTGCAGGGCGGTTACCGGGTCTCGCGTGACGGTGACGCGCAGAGTACACAGCGCGTCAGCTTCTCCTGTCTGCTGGAGAGCAGGCGCCATTACCGTTTCGAGCTGAGCATTCCCGGACAGGTCGACAACTGGCTCACGCAGTTACGCGCGCAGGGACTCAAGGTGGATCATGCGCAGGTACTGGAAGAGAACAGCATCGGTCACCGGGTCTGGATCAATATCGCGGGTCACGTACCGGTGCGCTTGCGCTTCGAGGCCGACATCGGCAACGAATCGATTCTGCTGCTGATCCAGAACTACGAAGAGATGGGCGAGTCCCGCCATCGCATCCGCCCGGAACAGATCGATGAGGCCTTTTTCGACGAACTTGGGCGCTACATCCTGCGCAAGCCCAACCGGTTTCTGAAGCTGGAGGTCCCGGCCGAGGTGCGAGACCGCTTACGGCGTCGCATCGAGGAGGACCAGAAACGCAAGCGTGACGAGCTGGGTGGGCCGGTGGGCGCACTCTCGGCGCGTATCCGGTCACTCTTCAAACGGCATTATGTCCTGCAACTGCGTCTGGGTGACAAGACCATCCGTACCGACGACCAGGCGGATGGTCTTGTGCTTGGTAGGGGTGACAACTGCGACCTGGTGGTGAATGCCAGCCATGTGTCCCGGCGTCATGCCCGCATCGAGTGGCGGATGGGGGACTTCGTACTCATCGACGAGAGCCGCAACGGCACCTATGTCACTACCCCCGAGCGGGAAAACGTCCATCTGCGCCGTGACGAGATCGTGCTCGTCGGCAGCGGCATCATCAGCCTCGGTGCGCCCATCGGCGCGGATAGCGAGCACCTGATCCACTATTCGGTCTGACAAGTCGCGTAGGAGCTGCGTTTATGCCCTCTGGGTGCGAGCTGCGATGCCCATGTCTGGTCGCAGTGCTAACCCCGATCGTGCCTTGCGGCGCTCCTACGGGTGCCGATGTTTCGCGTAGGAGCTGCGCAAGCTGCGATACCCATGCTTGGGTGACGTGCCTTCCCCGATCGCGCCTTGCGGGCGCTCCTACGGGTGCCGGTGTTTCGCGTAGGAGCTGCGCAAGCTGCGATCTCCGTACTTTTCCTATCGCGCCTTGCACCCAGAGGGCATAAACAGCGCACCTACGAAGGTTTGCGGCTTGTAACTTTATCACCGCCCTTCGTGCTGGATCGCTTCTTCCGTGCGCTTGTTCATCACGATGATGCTGATGCGCCGGTTGATGGGGTTGTAGGGGTCTGCCTTGTCGAACAGGACGGAAGAGGCCAGGCCGACCACGCGTCCGACCTTGTCCTGCTGCAGGCCGCCGGCGACCAGTTCGCGACGGGCGGCGTTGGCGCGGTCGGCCGAGAGTTCCCAGTTGCCGTAGTTCTCGCCGGGGTAGGGGCGGGCATCGGTATGGCCGGTGATGCTGATGTGGTTGGGTACGTCGTTGATCACCTGGGCGATGTCGTGGAGGATCTCGCGGGTATAGGGCTGCAGGCGGGCGCTGCCCACGGCGAACATGGAACGGTTTTCCTTGTCGACGATCTGGATGCGCAGACCTTCGGGGGTGATGTCCAGCAACAACTGGTCCTTGAAGGGCTGTAGCGCCTGGCTCTTCTCGATGGCGGCCTCAAGCTCGGCCAGCAATTCTTCCAGCCTGCGCTCCTCGGCCTGCTCGGCCAGCTTCTCGATGGTCTCCTCGTCCATGCTCTCCGGGGAGGGCGGTTCGCTGTAAAGCTCCATGGAACCACCGTGGTCGATCATGCTGGTGCTGGCGCCGCCCGGCCCGTCGATGGCATTCGGCGAAGGCCTGGGGCTGGCACCAAAGGTGGGCGACGGATTCTCGAAGTACTCGGAGATGGCGGCCTTCTGCGTCTCGTCGGTGAAGCCCAGGATCCACAGCAGCAGGAAGAAGGCCATCATGGCGGTGGCGAAGTCGGCGAAGGCGATCTTCCACGCGCCGCCGTGGTGGCCGCCCTTCTTGACGACCTTCTTGACGACGATTGGTTGTTTCTTGTCCTCCATCGCTTCCGCCTGAGACTGATCAGCCCCGCTGGCCCTTGAGATGCTCCTCGAGCTCCTGGAAGCTCGGGCGCAGGCCGGAAGCCATGGTCTTGCGACCGAACTCGACGGCTACCTGCGGGCTGTAGCCCTGCACGTTGGCGAGGATGCAGGCCTTGAGGCAGGTGAGGAACCGGGTCTCTTCCTCGGCGCGGCGTTCCAGGGCCGTGCTCATGGGGCCGACGAAGCCGTAGGCCAGCAGGATCCCGAGGAAGGTGCCCACCAGGGCCGCCGCCACCTTGCCCCCGATCTGCTCGATGGGCCCGCCGATGGATTCCATGGTGTTCACGATACCGAGCACAGCAGCCACGATACCGAAGGCGGGCAGGGCATCGGCGACACGCTGCACGGCATGTCCGGGCTCGGCAACTTCGTGGTGATGGATCTCGAGTTCGACATCCATGAGGTTGTCGAGCTCGAAGGAGTTCATGCTGCCGCTGACCACCAGGCGCATGTAGTCGGAGATGAATTCCACGGCATGGTGGTTCTTTAGGATGCGGGGGTACTTCTGGAAGACCGCGCTTTCCTCCGGTTCCTCGATGTCGGATTCGATCCCCATCAGGCCCTCCTTGCGCGCCTTGCTGAAGAGGTCGTACATCAGGCCCAGCAGGTCCATGTAGTCCTGTTTCTTGTAGACGGAGCCACCCAGCAGCGAGGGAATGCCCTTTATGACCTGCATCACCACTTTCATCGAATTGGAGATGATGAAGGCACCCAGTGCGGCACCGCAGATAATGACGATTTCGAAGGGCTGCCAGATGGCCAGCAGTTTTCCTCCGTGAGCCATGAAGCCGCCGAGGACGGACACCATGACGACAATGGCGCCAAGAATCAGGTTCACGAACAGGTTCTCCGTGTTGTTGCGGTCTGTCGTTCCAGCGTCTCGCGGCAGGGCGGTCGCCGGATCAGGGGGCCATGATACCCAAGATTCACGGGCAACGGATACCCGCGATTGGCAGACCGGGCATTCCCGTGTAGCGGTAAAGTTGCATCAAACGTGCGAGATTCGTTCATAATAACCCAGCAGCACCTTCAGTTTTTGCGAGTATCGAGCGCCAGTCCATGTCCGAAGAAGATCTGCAGTCTCGTGTAGAAGACGCCCTGCGTACCGAGCTTCCCATCCTGCCCGAGACGCTTGCCCACATCGAGGCCCTGCGCGCCCGGGACGACATGGCGATGCGCGAGATCGGCCAGGAGCTGCTGCTCGATCCCGGGATGGCCCTCAAGCTGCTGCAGACGGCGAATGCACATCGCCAGCGCCATTTCCACGAGGACGTGGTCGACCTGGACAAGACCGTGATGCTGCTCGGCCTGGAGCGCGTGACCGGCATGGCCCGCGAGCTGCCGACCATCGCGGCGCCACTGGACACCCATGTCCAGACCCAGCTGCGGCGGCTCTACGCCCGTTCCTGGCTGGCCTCGCTCATCTGCGAGGACTGGGCTCGCCACCGGCACGATATCGCCCCCCAGGAGGTGGCGCTGGCCGGCCTCTTCTCTCATATCGGCGGGATCACCCTCTGGCTTCAGTCTCCCGGGCAGATGATGCAGCTCGAGGCGCTGCGTCAAACCCCGGGCGCCACGCCGGAGGAGGCCGAGTATGTGGTGTTTGGCGGCAGTATCGAGTGTTTCGGTCACGCGCTGGCCAGGGCGTACGGCCTGCCGCAGCTTGCAGTGGAGAGCCTGTCCTCCCGCTATGCTCAGGAATCACGCACCCTGGGTGTGATGCTGGCCGCCCAGGTCGCCTACCAGGCCACCCACGGCTGGCAGGCGACGCATTGCCGGGCCCTGCTGGACATGGCCCGGCAGTACCTCGACCTGCCCTGGGAGGCGTTTGTCGAGCGCAGCAACCGGGTGCTGGAGCGTTTCAACCAGCGCGCCGGCCACTACGGCATCCGTCCGCTGGCGCTCCTGGGAGACGAGCCACCTGCCGTTGGCACCGCGCACGAGGCGCCGGCGGCCTTTTGTCTCGCCCCCCGTGGCGATCGTCTGGCCACGGCCGTGGCCACCCTGTCTCGCGGGGAAGGCGAAGCCGGCGGCTATCTGGCACAGGCCCTGGACCTGATGCGCGATGCCCTGGGACTCAACCGCCTGTTCTTTGCCCGCCGGCTCGCCGATGGCACCCTGGCCCCCGAGGCCCTGGTCGGCACGGATTATGAACCCGACTTCAACCACCTGCGGTTCTCCCCGGAGCCGGCCAACCTCTTCAGTGCGCTGATGCAGAAGCCCTCGGCGGTCTGGGTCAACGAGGACAATGCCCGCAAATACTGGGGTCATGTACCTGCCACATTGCGCGCGCTGCTCGACGGGCCCTCCTTCATGGCCATGTCGGTGTTTGTCGATGGCGAACCCTACGGCCTGCTGTATGCCGACCGTCGCAACCCGGCCTGCCGGCTGGATGCGCGCAGCTTCGACACCTTCAAACGCCTGGTGGCCATGCTGGCCCGTCGCCTGGAGCAGCTGCTGCCGGCCGACAGGCGGCCATTCGCCGACTGATGGCGAAGAGGACGGGATCCGGTCTGAAGGGGCGTGGGGCGCAGAGCAACCGCGACGGGCGCTTCGAGTCGCTGGAACACGTGCCCTTCGCCGATGGCTGGGACGGGGCGGAGGAAGACCTCGCCCCCCTGCGCACGGAGCTGATCGAGGATCGGGCGCGCAGCGTGATCACGCACAACGACTCCCCGGATATCCCCTTTCGCCAGTCGATCAACCCCTACCGGGGCTGCGAGCATGGCTGCAGCTACTGCTTCGCCCGACCCAGCCATACCTACCTCGGTCTTTCCGCCGGTCTCGATTTCGAGAGCCGGCTGTTCTACAAGCCCCGGGCGGCCGAGCTGCTGGCAAGTGAGTTGCGCCGTCCCGGCTATCGCTGTGAACCCATTGCCCTGGGCGTGAATACCGATGCCTACCAGCCGGTGGAGCGGCGCCTGCAGATCACCCGGCAGCTGCTCACGGTGATGCGCGACTTCGGCCAGCCGGTTTCCCTCATCACCAAGTCGGCGCTGATCGAACGCGATCTGGACCTGCTGGCGCCCATGGCCGCCGATGGGCTGGCCGAGGTGATGATCTCCATCACCACCCTGGATACAGATCTCGCCCGGCGCATGGAGCCGCGCGCCGCCTCGCCGGTACGGCGCCTGCAGACGATCGCCCGGCTGGCCGGGGCGGGTGTGCCGGTGGGGGTGCTGGTCGCCCCGATCATCCCCGGGCTCACGGATCACGAGATCGAGGCCATCCTGGCGGCGGCGGCAGAGGCCGGGGCGGGGGAGGCGGGCTACGTGATGCTGCGCCTGCCGCATGAGCTGCGTGAACTGTTTCCGGAGTGGCTGGAGGCCCAGGTGCCGCTGCGCGCCGGCCACGTGATGAGCCTGCTGCGCGACCTGCGCGGCGGGCGGGCGAACGACCCGCGCTTCGGCAGTCGCATGCGTGGCGAGGGGCCCCTGGCCGACCTGGTGGCCCAGCGCTTTGCGGTGGCCACCAGGCGCCTGGGACTCAACCGCAGTCAGCGCATCCGCCGGCTCGACTGCACGCGCTTCGCGCCGCCGCCCCAAAGCGGCGACCAGCTCGGGCTGTTCGAATCATGAAGACCCTGCCGGACTACCTGGCGCCAGGGCTCGACATCGTCTCGGTAGGCCTCAATCCGTCCGTGAATGCGGCCCGGGCCGGCTTTTACTTCGCCACGCCCCAGAACCGCTTCTGGCGCGCCCTGAATGCCTCCGGTCTGCCCGCTGCACCCCTTGAACCTGGTGTCGCGGCCATGGAGACCCTGTTCGCGCGCGACCGTATCGGTTTTACCGATGTGGTCAAGCGTCCGACCCGCAGCGGCTCGGCCCTGCGCGCGGCCGATTTTCGTGCCGAGGCGCCGCGCCTGAACGAGAAGCTGCTGGGCTGTGCGCCGCGTATCGTCTGGTTCCATGGCAAGGTGGCCTGGCGACAGTTCCTGGTGCATGCCGGGTATGCGGAGGCGGCCGGTGACTGGGGGGAGCAGGGGGTGCGTATCGGCGAGGCGCGGGTGTTCGTGAGTCCCAACCCGAGTCCGGCCAACGCGCAGTTCTCGCTGGCGGTCATCACCCAGGCCTATCGTGAACTGGCGCGTTTGCGCGAGACACTGACAGGCACTGCATGAAAACGAACACGCCCGCGCGAGGCGGGCGTGTCCGAGGGCGGTAGCCGGCCGGCTCAGCCGCGCTGGTCGATGGGCACATACTCGCGCGCGGCCTCGCCCGTGTAGAGCTGACGCGGACGGCCGATGCGTGATTCCGGGTCCTCCATCATCTCGTTCCAGTGCGAGATCCAGCCCACGGTGCGGGCCAGGGCGAAGATCACGGTGAACATGTTCAGCGGGATGCCCATGGCACGCAGGATGATGCCGGAATAGAAATCGACGTTCGGGTAGAGCTTGCGCTCCTGGAAGTACTCGTCCTCCACGGCGATCCGCTCCAGCTCCAGCGCGATCTCGAACAGTGGCTGATTCTCAGTGCCGAGATGGGCCAGCAGCTCGTGACACATCTTGCGAATGATCTTCGCGCGCGGGTCGTAGTTCTTGTAGATGCGATGCCCGAAGCCCATCAGGCGGAAGGGATCGTCCTTGTCCTTCGCGCGGGCCACGTAGTCCTCGACCTTGCCGCCGGATTCCACGATCTCCTCCAGCATGCGGATCACGGCCTCGTTGGCCCCGCCATGCAGCGGTCCCCACAGCGAGGCGATGCCGGCGGAGACCGCGGCGAAGGGATTTGCCTCGGAGCTGCCGGACAGGCGCACGGTGGAGGTCGAGGCATTCTGTTCGTGATCGGCATGCAGGATCAGGATCAGGTCCATCGCCCTGGTGAAGAGCGGGTCCGGTTTGAAGTCCTCGGTGGGCACCGCGAACATCATGCGCAGGAAGTTCTCGGTGTAGCTCAGCGCGTTGTCCGGGTACATGAAGGGCTGGCCCAGCGAGTACTTGTAGCTCCAGGCCGCGATGGTCGGCATCTTGGCAATCAGGCGATGGGCCGCGATCTCGCGCACGCGCGGGTTGTGCACGTCGCTGGAGTCGGCGTAGAAGGCCGACAGCGCGCCGACCACGCCCACCATGATGGCCATCGGGTGGGCATCGTGGCGGAAGCCGTCGTAGAAGCGGCGTACGGCTTCCTGCACCATAGTGTGCTCGGTGATGATGGTGTCGAACTCGTCGAGCTCCGACTTCGTCGGCATGTGGCCGTAGAGCAGCAGGTAGCAGGTCTCGAGATAGCTGCTCTTTTCGGCGAGCTCCTCGATCGGGTAGCCGCGGTACATCAGCACGCCCTGCTCGCCATCGATGAAGGTGATGGCGCTGCGGCAGCTGGCCGTGGACATGAAGCCCGGATCATAGGTGTAATACCCGAGTTCGCGGGACAGCCCGCGTACGTCGATGGCCGGGGCACCCATGTTACCCCGCAGCACCGGGAGCTCGATCTGCTTGCCGGTGGCGTTGTCGGTCACCGTCACTGTGTCCTTGCCCATCGCTAGACACCTCTGCTTATTCAAGTCTGGTTGACGACGGTCATCCCGGCGCTGCCGGATGCCGGTGGAAAGTGGTATATGCTACCAGAGTAGACCATGAAACGCCCGGTCACGGGCGGTCCGAGAATGACGATGGAGGGTGGATGTCAAAGCCGACCGACGACGAGCTGAAGCAGGCCCTGGCGGAGGCCGCCCGCATGCGCGAGCAGGGGCAGGACCCGCAGCACATCGCCAGGGCGCTGCTCAATCTGCATTACCGCCAGCGCTACCTGGAAGACGTGCTGGTGGCCGCTGAACACTACCTGCGCGGCCAGGGCGAACAGGATCATGCGCGACTGGTGCGGGCCATCGAGCACTATCACGAGGCCGATACGCGGACGACGGGGAGAGACGAGGAGACGGGGTGGCTGGCGTGAAGCCGGGTTCAATCGCCACAGAGGTCAGAGCGCCCATAGAGTAGGCGCGGCGCATCGTTCGGTGTGCAGCTGTGTCAATGGGCCTGTAGGAGCGCCGCAAGGCGCGATTGCCCTACCAGGCGAAGCTGTCGTCCCTGTTCGCGCCTTGCGGCGCTCCTACGAGTCTCCTTCTCTCATGTGGACTGTGTGCCCGCTTTGTGGCGCAAAGACCCTCTGGTACCGCATCCGGCCGGGCTCAGGCGTTGAGCATGGCCTTGATGCCGTTGATCTCGCCCTCGGCCTCCTGCAGTACCTCGATGCGCCCTTCGTCGTTGGCGTCGCCCAGGCCGAGCTTGGCGAAGACGGGCATGTCGTTGAGCGCCGGTAGCTGGGGTTCCATCGGGGTGCCGACCAGGCTGTAGCGACGGGCGGCGAGCACGATGTCGGTATAGTCGGCTGCCTCGCCGGTGTCGCGGCGCCAGTTGCCGGCGGCATCGACCACGCTGGTGATCTCCGGGTCGAAGTTCCAGAATTTCATCACCAGCACGCCGATCGGTGCGCAGAGCTTCCCGATGACGGCATCGAGTTCGTCCGGGGTCGGGTCGAGGCCGGATTTCTCCACGTACTGCAGGATGGGTACACCGCCGATGGCATGGAGCAGGCCGGCCAGCAGGGCGCGTTCCGGGTCGAAGGGCTTGCCGACGCGGCGGGCGATGATGTAGCTCAGCGCCGAGACGTGCACGCTCTGCTCCCAGAGCTGGTGCATGCGTTTCTTGATGGCCGGCGATTTCACCTGGAAGCTCTGGCGCATGGCGATGGTGGTGGCCAGGCTCTGGGTGGTCTTCAGGCCAAGACGCACCAGCGCGTCCTTCACCGTATTGATCTCGCTGCTGCCGCGAAACAGCGGGCTGTTGGCCGCATGCAGGACGGCCCCCGCCACGGCGGCGTCCATCTGGATGATCCTGGCGATCTCCGGGATGCCGGTATCCGGGTCGCTGGCGGCCTCGCGCAGGCGCAGGGCCACTTCCGGCATGGCCGGCAGTTCCAGTTTTTCGGCCTGGTAGGCGGCATAGATCTCGGCGAACACCGCGCTCTCGGTCTCGCTGACCTCGACCTCGGCCTCGACCTCGTAGCCGGACAGGTTCTCGTCGTTGAGCAGCTTGCTGAACAGTGCCTTGTCCACCCGCAGCAGTCTGCCCGTCGTCTCGGCAATGGCGAAGTCATGCTGTCCGCGATCGGAGAAG comes from the Chromatiales bacterium genome and includes:
- the gltA gene encoding citrate (Si)-synthase, with protein sequence MGKDTVTVTDNATGKQIELPVLRGNMGAPAIDVRGLSRELGYYTYDPGFMSTASCRSAITFIDGEQGVLMYRGYPIEELAEKSSYLETCYLLLYGHMPTKSELDEFDTIITEHTMVQEAVRRFYDGFRHDAHPMAIMVGVVGALSAFYADSSDVHNPRVREIAAHRLIAKMPTIAAWSYKYSLGQPFMYPDNALSYTENFLRMMFAVPTEDFKPDPLFTRAMDLILILHADHEQNASTSTVRLSGSSEANPFAAVSAGIASLWGPLHGGANEAVIRMLEEIVESGGKVEDYVARAKDKDDPFRLMGFGHRIYKNYDPRAKIIRKMCHELLAHLGTENQPLFEIALELERIAVEDEYFQERKLYPNVDFYSGIILRAMGIPLNMFTVIFALARTVGWISHWNEMMEDPESRIGRPRQLYTGEAAREYVPIDQRG
- a CDS encoding HDOD domain-containing protein is translated as MTEQLASSVFPQLIPIKELSEANRSALAANASVQELSPGARLSARDEAAHMLYLLEGKLGMASQGQIAGTVEGGTPRANLPLFSDRGQHDFAIAETTGRLLRVDKALFSKLLNDENLSGYEVEAEVEVSETESAVFAEIYAAYQAEKLELPAMPEVALRLREAASDPDTGIPEIARIIQMDAAVAGAVLHAANSPLFRGSSEINTVKDALVRLGLKTTQSLATTIAMRQSFQVKSPAIKKRMHQLWEQSVHVSALSYIIARRVGKPFDPERALLAGLLHAIGGVPILQYVEKSGLDPTPDELDAVIGKLCAPIGVLVMKFWNFDPEITSVVDAAGNWRRDTGEAADYTDIVLAARRYSLVGTPMEPQLPALNDMPVFAKLGLGDANDEGRIEVLQEAEGEINGIKAMLNA